GTAGGATTGCCTTATTGGTCAGAGAAATCGCAGCAATTTTTAGATCCATGTTTCCTAAACGAGGATAGGCTTTTCGTAAGCGTTGATGTTCTAGAGCGGATGCACGACTAAAAGGAGTGATGGCGATTGAGCGATAGTCCATAGCAAGTTGCTATAGTCCTTGATATGCAAAAACCCGTTCCTCTAGAGTTTTTGCCCTGGATAGAACACTTAGCCTACCTCTAACTTGTTCCTCGTAGGTAATCACAGTCACTGCAACCTCAACGTCTTTAATAGCTGCTAGTCTTGTTAAAATCCGTTTTCCCTCTTGTCCGTTACGCTCAATCAGGCTGAGATGGTCAGTGTCAAGAATATACATTGTGGAGTGCTATAACCTACTCAGCAGACTTACGCCATTCTTGTCCAAGGCGAACCGCTTCATCAAAAGTGGGGTCATTTTCAAAGCTACCTGCAACTTTTAACCACCAAGAAGATTCTTTTTGGAGGAAACCAGAGAGCATCTGTTTCATTTGCACCAGTTCTGCCTCTAAGGTTGCAACTCGTGCTTCGAGACGTTGAGATCGTTCTTCGAGTTGCTGAGAGAGCATAAATAATTTGCCGTAAGTTAGAGTTATGTCAAAATTATAGCAATACATCTAGTGTTATAACTGGCTCAGTCAAATTAGCTGATACTACTGAGCAAAATTGGCAATTTGGTCTGACAGTTTATCCTTGAACTAAAATAGCTACAGTACCCGTTCAGGCTATATTTTCCATGACCACTGCCGATCGCCGCTATCACATTACTACTTTTGGTTGCCAAATGAACAAAGCCGACTCAGAACGTATGGCTGGTGTTCTGGAAGAAATGGGCTATCAGTGGTCAGAAGAGCCGGAAAATGCTAATCTTTTACTCTATAATACCTGTACAATTCGGGATAATGCCGAACACAAGGTTTATTCTCATTTAGGTAGACAAGCTAGACGCAAGCACCAAGAACCAGATCTAACTATAGTTGTTGCTGGTTGTGTCGCGCAACAAGAGGGAGAAGCCCTATTACGACGGGTTCCAGAACTAGATTTAGTCATGGGTCCCCAGCACGCAAACCGCCTTGCCGACTTGTTAGAACAGGTATTTGATGGGAATCAAGTAGTTGCCACTGAATCAGTCCATATTATTGAAGATATCACTAAACCCCGTCGGGATAGTAAAGTTACGGCTTGGGTAAATGTAATTTATGGCTGTAACGAACGCTGTACCTATTGTGTCGTACCTAATGTACGCGGAATCGAACAATCTCGCACTCCAGAGGCGATTAAATCCGAAATGGAAGAATTAGGTCGTCAAGGATATAAGGAAGTTACTTTATTGGGGCAAAATATCGACGCTTACGGGCGAGATTTGCCAGGAAGTACCGCCGAAGGTCGGAATTTATATACTCTCACCGATCTACTCTACTACGTTCATGATGTACCTGGGGTAGAACGGATTCGATTTGCTACCAGTCATCCCCGCTACTTTACCGAAAGGCTGATTAAAGCTTGTCAAGAGTTACCCAAAGTGTGCGAACATTTCCATATTCCTTTCCAATCTGGCGATAATGAGATCCTGAAGGCAATGAGTCGGGGATACACTCAAGAGAAGTACCGCCGCATTATCGATACCGTGCGTCAGTATATGCCTGATGCGTCAATCAGTGCTGATGCCATTGTCGGTTTTCCTGGAGAAACGGAGGCTCAGTTTGAAAATACCCTAAAATTAGTCGAAGATATCGGCTTTGACTTATTGAATACTGCGGCTTATTCACCCCGTCCTCAAACACCAGCCGCTTTGTGGGAAAATCAACTAAGTGAAGAAGTGAAAAGCGATCGCCTGCAACGTCTCAATCATCTAGTCAATACCAAAGCCGCCGAGCGTTCTTGGCGCTATATGGGTAGAATTGAAGAAGTATTGGTAGAAGACCAAAACCCCAAAGATCCCCATCAGGTTATGGGACGCACTAGAGGGAATCGCCTCACCTTCTTTAAAGGCAGTATAGACGAATTGAAAGGTCAGATCGTCAAAGTCAAAATTACTGAAGTTAGACCTTTCAGTTTGACAGGGATAAGCTGTGCAGGTGTAGATCCCTGACTTCTTGGAGAAGTCAGGGATCTAAGTCCTAATTTAGGGCATTTTCAAGGTGTTCCCAACGGTTATTAGCTACGATCGCATTTTCAATACCATCGAAAAATTGCCGACAATGATTATCTACCTGTAGGGGTAATTCTTCGTTTTTCGCGACAATTTTGATGTGTACTTGGCTTTGCGTAGCTCTAGTTGCATCGATCAAAGCTTCTATCGTGACTAACTTAGCATAAGAGACATTTCCTGGCTTTTCCCTTGCCATTATGTACTCTTCTGTTTCGTAAATCACTTCACAACCACAAGATCGCAAAATTTCCACCAAACTCTGGTGTGCAGTTTCCAAAGGGACTCCTGCATTGAATGATGAAGTGTAGCGAGCCATATGAAACCCCAGGCACCAAGTAATTTAAATTTAACGATCGCCAAAACCGCGCCGATCGATTGAGCGCAACAATACCCAAATTATGACACGAAAACTCTCACCCAACATCTGAAGAGGGTTTAGTCAAAATCAGCCAGAAGGCAGAGATTTGATGAATGGTAGTTATATCATGGGATTTAATACAGAATCCTTGACTCGATCTGCAAATTGGTCGATCGCACTTCTAAAACTAATTTTCTAGAGTATCAAATAAAGGACATGAAAGGGAAACTGATAGTTTTTGAAGGGGTAGAAGGGTGTGGAAAAACGACTCAAATTGAACAAACCCGTCAGTGGTTAGAAGATTTAGCAATATCTGTTGCAGTCACCAGACAACCTGGAGGGACGCAATTAGGACAAGAACTCAGGCAGATTTTACTTCATTCCCAAGGCTATTCCATAGATCCCAAGGCAGAACTATTATTATACGCCGCCGATCGTGCCCAACATCTAGCCGAAGTCATTAAACCAGAATTGGAAAAAGGTACGATAGTCTTGTGCGATCGCTATACTGACTCTACCATTGCTTATCAAGGTTACGGTCGCGGTTTGGATTTAGCAGCTATAGAAACTCTGAATCGACTAGCTACTGGAGGATTAGAACCATATTTAACCTTATGGCTGGATATTGACGTAGAAATTGGGCTGAACAGGGTAAAAGTTAGAGGGGAAAGCGATCGCCTAGAGCAAGATACGATAGACTTTCATCGCTTAGTTCAACAAGGCTATCAAAAACTAGCATTGCACCACCCCCAAATAATTCACAGAGTTGATGCTAGCTTGAGCTTAGAAGCCGTTCAATTACAAATTAGGTCACTTTTGGCATCCCATCTCAATCTCTAAAACCTTTATATTAGCAAGGTCAGCGAGATGAGGGCTTGCGGTTATGGAGAGAAGGAGTGAAGTTATTGGGTAAAACTCCCGATTTGCAGTTTTTGAAGGAAAATAATGCTTGGAGCGATATTATCTTGAAAGATGCGGCGAAGTTACTGAAAGATCTGCGCCTTTAGGTTTGGCGACAACCGCCAGGGGTTGAAAACCCCTGGCTAATAGCTAAAGTCGTCTAAAGACGACTGGAAAAGAGTCTGATTTCACTCAAGCCAATTTGAGTATAAATTGACCCAATGAAAAGGCTTTTCAGTCGGTTAAAACCGACTTGAGCTATGAGACAGGGACTTAAGTCCCTGGCGGATGTGGCAGCTAGCCTTAGAATCGAGCGATTGCCAGACAAACTAATGAAAAGTCAAAGGCGATCGCCTAACTGTTGGAAATTATCATTATGAGTCACTTTACCCAACTTATCGGTCAACCGCAAGCAGTTCAGTTATTATCTCAAGCAATAGCACAAAATCGGATAGCACCAGCGTATCTGTTTGCAGGATCGGATGGAGTGGGGAAAAAAGTAGCTGCTAAAGGATTTATCGAGCTAATTTGTAACAAACCCGTTAAAAGCGGTAATATTGGTGATTTATTGTGGGTAGAACCTACTTACCTCCATCAAGGTCAACGAATTTCCGTTGCCGAAGCAGCCGCTCAAGGAGTTAAGAAAAAAGCACCGCCGGAGGTGCGTTTAGACCAAATTCGAGAAATTAGTGTCTTTTTGAGTCGTCCTCCCTTAATCGCTCCGCGATCGATTGTAGTTATCGAACAAGCTGAAACAATGGGAGAAGCCGCAGCGAATGCTTTGCTCAAAACCCTAGAAGAACCAGGACAAGCCACCATCATTTTACTGGCTCCTAGCGTGGGATCGTTACTGCCTACTTTGGTCTCTCGGTGTCAAACTATTCCTTTTGTACGGCTAGATATCAAGGGGATGCAGCAAGTTTTGACTCAAATTGGTCAAACAGAGATCCTCCAGACTCCAGAAATTATAGCTCTCGCGCAGGGAAGTCCAGGAGCAGCGATCGCTCACTCTCAACAATTATCGCAAATTCCGATAGATTTGCTAGATCGAGTTCGTACTTTACCGCAGAACTACCGTCAAGCCTTAGAAATAGCGCGCCAAATTGACAAAAGCCTAGAAATTGACAGCCAAATTTGGTTAGTTGACTATCTCCAGCAGTATTACTGGAAAAAGTGGCAGCAAAAAGCCCTCCTGGAACCTTTAGAAACTGCTCGTCGCTACCTTTTGAGTTACGTGCAACCCAGATTGGTTTGGGAATGTACTTTTCTAACTTTCCGTAATTTGACTGCTGGCTCTTGATTCTTAAGATGATGTAGTAGTAAACATGAGCGATCGCTCTTATGATAGCTACAGTATTGGCTTTCCTAGTGACGGTACTTGGTGGGTGCGGCTTAACAGTGATTGGAACGGTTTTAGTCCAGATTTTGGAAATAAACCTGGTTACAATACCACAGCGTTTAATAGCAATCCTGGAGATCCAGATCGAATGCCTTTTTGTGGCAATGTCGGGATCGGCTCCTATAGTGTTTTAATTCTCTCCCAATAAGTAACGTAGTGCTATATTTCCCCTCCTTCTCCTGCAAGGAGAGGGAGGATGGGAGGGTTTTAGAGTATCGAAATTTACTCTCTAACTATGGTCGATATCTCACCACTAAAGAACTCTGTCGTCAGTTAGAATCGTGGAATTTCAACGCTTTTGAAGATATCTCACTATTTATGTTTGGGGGATACGATTAATTTTGATCCAACTCTAGATAAATGTTGGGGCTAGTTTTGGTAGGTGTGATACACTTTGCCAGATTGAGATTCAAGAAACTTGAAAGTTAAGTAAACATTACCAAAAAGGTGTGGGAAGCAACCCATATGTAAGCGTATAGAACGAGCGATCGCCGTGATAAATTCAAGACATGAACTTAGGAGCGATCTAGATGTACGGAGCAGATACCGATAAGCGGAAGCTACTTTCTGTATTGAGTCACGGCTCGATTTTCTTTAATGCCACTGTGGTAGCAATTGGCATTCCCATTGCTATTTTGATAGTATCCGATGACCCTGTAGTTAAAGAAAATGCCAAGGAAGCTATCAATTTCCACCTGAATGTGGGCTTAGTAAATATCTTGTGGGCCGCATTGTGGATATTTTTAGCCATTATCACTTTAGGTCTAGCTTTGCCCCTATTTTCACTTTGGGTTTTCCTGCACTGGGGTTTAACTATTTGGGCAATTTGGTCTTGTTTGCAGAACCCAGAAGTACCTTTTCGCTATCCCTTTATCTTTCGCGTTATCTAAGCATATGGGGAGGTATGCTCGTCATGTCTCCCTCCTAGAAAAATTTATTGTTATGGCTCATCTGCCAGGAGCGATCGCGAGTTATGATTAGGGTTTGACTATTTTACTTACCCACTACATTTAACCCAATCATCTGATGGCAGAAACTTTATTTTTCAATGCTTTACGTGAAGCGATCGATGAAGAAATGGCGCGTGACTCTTCCGTCTTCGTTTTGGGTGAAGATGTTGGTCACTATGGCGGTTCCTATAAGGTTACCAAAGACTTATATAAAAAGTATGGCGATTTAAGGGTTCTCGATACTCCCATTGCTGAAAATAGCTTTACAGGCTTAGCTGTCGGAGCCGCGATGACGGGTTTGCGCCCTATCATTGAAGGAATGAATATGGGCTTCTTACTGCTAGCTTTTAACCAAATTTCCAACAATGCTGGAATGTTGCGTTACACCTCTGGCGGAAACTTCAAAATTCCTCTAGTCATCAGAGGACCAGGTGGTGTAGGTCGTCAACTCGGTGCAGAACACTCTCAACGCCTAGAAGCCTACTTCCAAGCTGTCCCAGGACTCAAAATTGTAGCTTGTTCTACCCCGTATAATGCCAAAGGGTTGCTCAAATCTGCCATTAGAGATGAAAATCCGGTACTGTTCTTTGAACACGTCCTCCTCTACAACCTGAAAGAAAACCTGCCAGAAAAAGAATACTTGATCCCTCTAGATAAAGCTGAAATCGTCCGTCCTGGTAAAGATGTGACGATTTTGACCTATTCCAGAATGCGCCACCACGTCATGCAGGCTGTTCCTGCGATCGAAAAACAAGGTTTCGATCCAGAAGTGATTGACTTAATTTCCCTCAAACCTTTGGATATGGAAACGATTGGTGCATCGGTTCGCAAAACCCATCGTGTAATTATTGTAGAAGAATGCATGAAAACAGGAGGAATCGCCGCCGAACTCATTGCCAGAATTAGTGAAGAATTGTTTGATGAATTAGATGCTCCCATTGTGCGATTATCTTCTCAAGATATTCCTACCCCTTACAATGGCAAGCTAGAGAGTTTGACAATTGTCCAGCCTCCACAAATCGTAGAAGCAGTGCAAAAAATCGTGACTGGTAAGATTTAATCCTAAAAAGACGCGAATTTTTGCGTCTTTCTGGATACAAAGTGCGGCTGGGCGGGTTTGGTTTAATATTGATAACTTCGGATTAATTTGTGGTGAAGAGGGCAGATTTTGTTTGATATTGATAACTTCGGATTAATTTGTTTGCTAAACCTGCCCCTACAAACCCGCACCGACAAATCTTATGGTTGTTTAATTGGATCTGATATAAATTCTGACTTGTGACTTATTTATCGTATTTGCTATGCAAAAACAACGTTCCGTATTGGCATTAATCATAGTTTTAGTAATTCTTGCCATAGGTGTTTTAGTCGCTAGACCGATTAAATTAGGACTAGATTTACAAGGTGGTTCTCAATTAACTTTGCAACTTAAAACTACAGCCGAAGTTAAAGAGATTAAAAGTGAAGATTTAGACGCTGTCAAAAATATTGTCGAAAATCGGATTAACGCTTTGGGTGTGGCTGAACCCCTGATTCAAACTGTAGGTAATGACCAGATCATAGTCCAGTTGGCAGGTGTAAACGATCCTAAAGATGCAGAACGAGTCCTCAACGTGCGGGCGCAATTAGACTTTAGGGAACAAAAACCAGGCACTGAAGGGCAATTACAAGCTCAAAATCAAGTTAGACAAGTTTTGCTGCAAGAAAAAGAGAAACTCAACCAAAGTAAAGATAAAGCTGCGATAGATAAAAATAAAGAGTCTCTTGCCAAGATAAACGAAGAAATTGGCAAAATGTTTCAGTCTACGGGTTTGACTGGCAAAAATCTCAAAGATGCTCGTCAACAACCAGTTGGTCAAGCGTGGGAAGTATCGTTGCTGTTCGATCCTGAAGGTGGAGAGAAATTTGCCCAACTAACCAAAAATCTGGCAGGTACAGGTCGTAGTATCGGTATTTTTCTTGATGGTGAGCCGATTAGTACTCCAACTGTTGATGTCAAGTTTGCTCAAACAGGGATTACGGGAGGCGCAGCCGTGATTGAAGGCAATTTTAGCGCTAAAGAATCTTACGAGTTAGGCATTCAATTACGGGGTGGTGCTTTACCTGTACCAGTAGAAATCGTTGAAAATCGTACTGTTGGGGCTACTTTAGGGAGAGATAGTATTCAACGTAGTATCTACGCTGCTTCTGGAGGATTACTGCTAGTGCTGTTGTTTATGGGAGTTTACTATCGTCTCCCAGGGGCGATCGCAGATGTCTCTTTGGTAATCTACGCTTTACTAAACTTAGCTGTATTTGCTCTGTTGGGAGTGGTTCTGACTTTACCTGGAATTGCTGGGTTTATCTTGAGTATTGGGATGGCTGTAGATGCTAACGTCCTCATTTTTGAACGAACTAGAGAAGAACTCCGTGCGGGTAAAACTTTGTATCGTTCGGTTGAATCAGGATTTTATCGGGCTTTTTCCAGTATTTTAGACAGTAATGTGACTACTTTGATTGCTTGTGGCGCTCTATTTTACTTTGGGAGCGGATTAGTTAAAGGTTTTGCCGTTACTCTAGGGATTGGTGTGTTGATTAGTATGTTCACTGCACTTACTTGCAGCCGATCGCTACTTCTATTAGCAGTTTTGGGATTTCCCTTCCTCCGGCAGAGATTGGATTTATTCTGTCCTAATTTGCCAACTTCTGTGAATTCTTGAGGAGCAACCATGAAACTAAATGTCATCAAAAATCGAGGGTTGTGGTGGGGAATTTCTAGCCTCATTATTCTCAGTGGTTTAGCCTCAATGGTTATTTCCTGGAATAGACCAGATATTCGCGCTCCTTTACGCCCTAGCCTGGATTTTATTGGTGGAACGCGCTTGCAGTACGAGTTAGATTGCTCTAAGCCAGGTAACTGCGATAAACCAATTGATATTGCTGTTGTCAGCGAAGTAATGAAAGCCCAAGATTTGGCTAACAGTAGTATTCAAGTAGTAGATAAATATGGTGTTTCCATACGTACCAAAAAATTAGACGTAGGCGATCGCACTCAGCTAGAAGCAGCACTGACTCAAAAACTCGGCGCTTTCGATCCCCAAAAGACTCAAAATGATACTGTAGGGCCAACTTTAGGACAGCAAATTTTCCAACAGGGCTTACTAGCCTTGATTGTCTCTTTTGCGGGAATTCTGATTTATTTGACTTTTCGCTTCCAGTTTGACTATTCTTTCTTCGCCTTCGTCGCTCTAGTTCACGATGTACTCATCACTGCTGGAATTTTCTCCATTTTGGGTTTAGTGCAAGGAATCGAGGTAGATAGTCTCTTTATTGTCTCTTTGCTGACAATTATCGGATTTTCAGTCAACGATACGGTGGTTATTTACGATCGCATTCGGGAAGTATTGAGTCTTAACCCAGAAGCCTCGATCGATCAGGTGGTAGACGATGCGGTGAATCAAACTTTAACGCGATCAATTAATACCACTGTGACAGTATTGTTGACTTTAAGCGCGATTTTCTTCTTTGGTGGTGAAACCCTCAAATATTTTGCTCTAGCTTTAATTATTGGATTTACGGCTGGGGCATATTCG
Above is a window of Merismopedia glauca CCAP 1448/3 DNA encoding:
- a CDS encoding type II toxin-antitoxin system VapC family toxin, encoding MDYRSIAITPFSRASALEHQRLRKAYPRLGNMDLKIAAISLTNKAILLTRNVSDFGQIVELRIEDWSAT
- a CDS encoding type II toxin-antitoxin system VapC family toxin encodes the protein MYILDTDHLSLIERNGQEGKRILTRLAAIKDVEVAVTVITYEEQVRGRLSVLSRAKTLEERVFAYQGL
- the miaB gene encoding tRNA (N6-isopentenyl adenosine(37)-C2)-methylthiotransferase MiaB, with protein sequence MTTADRRYHITTFGCQMNKADSERMAGVLEEMGYQWSEEPENANLLLYNTCTIRDNAEHKVYSHLGRQARRKHQEPDLTIVVAGCVAQQEGEALLRRVPELDLVMGPQHANRLADLLEQVFDGNQVVATESVHIIEDITKPRRDSKVTAWVNVIYGCNERCTYCVVPNVRGIEQSRTPEAIKSEMEELGRQGYKEVTLLGQNIDAYGRDLPGSTAEGRNLYTLTDLLYYVHDVPGVERIRFATSHPRYFTERLIKACQELPKVCEHFHIPFQSGDNEILKAMSRGYTQEKYRRIIDTVRQYMPDASISADAIVGFPGETEAQFENTLKLVEDIGFDLLNTAAYSPRPQTPAALWENQLSEEVKSDRLQRLNHLVNTKAAERSWRYMGRIEEVLVEDQNPKDPHQVMGRTRGNRLTFFKGSIDELKGQIVKVKITEVRPFSLTGISCAGVDP
- the tmk gene encoding dTMP kinase; translation: MKGKLIVFEGVEGCGKTTQIEQTRQWLEDLAISVAVTRQPGGTQLGQELRQILLHSQGYSIDPKAELLLYAADRAQHLAEVIKPELEKGTIVLCDRYTDSTIAYQGYGRGLDLAAIETLNRLATGGLEPYLTLWLDIDVEIGLNRVKVRGESDRLEQDTIDFHRLVQQGYQKLALHHPQIIHRVDASLSLEAVQLQIRSLLASHLNL
- a CDS encoding DNA polymerase III subunit delta', producing the protein MSHFTQLIGQPQAVQLLSQAIAQNRIAPAYLFAGSDGVGKKVAAKGFIELICNKPVKSGNIGDLLWVEPTYLHQGQRISVAEAAAQGVKKKAPPEVRLDQIREISVFLSRPPLIAPRSIVVIEQAETMGEAAANALLKTLEEPGQATIILLAPSVGSLLPTLVSRCQTIPFVRLDIKGMQQVLTQIGQTEILQTPEIIALAQGSPGAAIAHSQQLSQIPIDLLDRVRTLPQNYRQALEIARQIDKSLEIDSQIWLVDYLQQYYWKKWQQKALLEPLETARRYLLSYVQPRLVWECTFLTFRNLTAGS
- a CDS encoding DUF4870 domain-containing protein, with translation MYGADTDKRKLLSVLSHGSIFFNATVVAIGIPIAILIVSDDPVVKENAKEAINFHLNVGLVNILWAALWIFLAIITLGLALPLFSLWVFLHWGLTIWAIWSCLQNPEVPFRYPFIFRVI
- a CDS encoding alpha-ketoacid dehydrogenase subunit beta, whose protein sequence is MAETLFFNALREAIDEEMARDSSVFVLGEDVGHYGGSYKVTKDLYKKYGDLRVLDTPIAENSFTGLAVGAAMTGLRPIIEGMNMGFLLLAFNQISNNAGMLRYTSGGNFKIPLVIRGPGGVGRQLGAEHSQRLEAYFQAVPGLKIVACSTPYNAKGLLKSAIRDENPVLFFEHVLLYNLKENLPEKEYLIPLDKAEIVRPGKDVTILTYSRMRHHVMQAVPAIEKQGFDPEVIDLISLKPLDMETIGASVRKTHRVIIVEECMKTGGIAAELIARISEELFDELDAPIVRLSSQDIPTPYNGKLESLTIVQPPQIVEAVQKIVTGKI
- the secD gene encoding protein translocase subunit SecD, which codes for MQKQRSVLALIIVLVILAIGVLVARPIKLGLDLQGGSQLTLQLKTTAEVKEIKSEDLDAVKNIVENRINALGVAEPLIQTVGNDQIIVQLAGVNDPKDAERVLNVRAQLDFREQKPGTEGQLQAQNQVRQVLLQEKEKLNQSKDKAAIDKNKESLAKINEEIGKMFQSTGLTGKNLKDARQQPVGQAWEVSLLFDPEGGEKFAQLTKNLAGTGRSIGIFLDGEPISTPTVDVKFAQTGITGGAAVIEGNFSAKESYELGIQLRGGALPVPVEIVENRTVGATLGRDSIQRSIYAASGGLLLVLLFMGVYYRLPGAIADVSLVIYALLNLAVFALLGVVLTLPGIAGFILSIGMAVDANVLIFERTREELRAGKTLYRSVESGFYRAFSSILDSNVTTLIACGALFYFGSGLVKGFAVTLGIGVLISMFTALTCSRSLLLLAVLGFPFLRQRLDLFCPNLPTSVNS
- the secF gene encoding protein translocase subunit SecF; translated protein: MKLNVIKNRGLWWGISSLIILSGLASMVISWNRPDIRAPLRPSLDFIGGTRLQYELDCSKPGNCDKPIDIAVVSEVMKAQDLANSSIQVVDKYGVSIRTKKLDVGDRTQLEAALTQKLGAFDPQKTQNDTVGPTLGQQIFQQGLLALIVSFAGILIYLTFRFQFDYSFFAFVALVHDVLITAGIFSILGLVQGIEVDSLFIVSLLTIIGFSVNDTVVIYDRIREVLSLNPEASIDQVVDDAVNQTLTRSINTTVTVLLTLSAIFFFGGETLKYFALALIIGFTAGAYSSIFIASTLLAWWRGRSTKKEDGRRKMEEGINS